The Thioalkalivibrio thiocyanodenitrificans ARhD 1 nucleotide sequence TGACCACGGTCGAGGAAAGCCCGGTGATCTCGTCCACCTGCTTGTTGACGGTCACACCCTCGATGAAGTCGTTCAGCTGGATGCGCCCGGCCACCTCGGTGATGATCGGGTGGGTGTGCGGATCCCAGGTGGCCACCTCCTGCCCGGACTCCACGGTGTCACCGTCGTTGACCGAGATCACTGCACCATAAGGCACCTTGTATCGTTCACGTTCACGGCCCTGGTCATCGACGACACCCAGCTCGCCGGAACGGGACACGGCCACGAGGTTGCCCTGCTTGTTGGGCACCGTCTTGATGTTGTGCAGACGGATGATGCCCTTGGCCCGGGCGGAGATGGCGCTGATGGCCACCGACCGACTGGCGGCACCCCCGATGTGGAAGGTGCGCATGGTCAGCTGGGTGCCGGGCTCGCCGATGGACTGCGCGGCAATCACGCCGACCGCCTCGCCGTCATTGACCTGATGCCCGCGGGCAAGGTCACGGCCGTAGCACATGGAGCAGATGCCGTAGCGGGTCGCGCAGGAGATGGCGGAACGGACCACCACCTCGTCCACGCCGGACGCCTCCATGAGGTCGACTGCGTCCTCGTCCAGCAGGGTGCCGGCGGGCAACAGACTGGAACCATCGGCCATGATGATGTCCTGGGCCAATACGCGGCCAAGCACACGCTCGCGCAGCGGCTCCACCACGTCACCGCCCTCGATGATAGGCTTCAGAACGATACCCTTGTCGGTGCCGCAATCAACCTCGGTCACCACCAGGTCCTGGGCCACGTCCACCAGACGGCGGGTGAGATAACCGGAGTTGGCTGTCTTGAGCGCCGTGTCCGCCAGCCCCTTGCGCGCGCCGTGGGTAGAGATGAAGTACTGCAGCACGTTAAGCCCCTCACGGAAGTTGGCCGTGATGGGAGTCTCGATGATGGAACCGTCCGGCTTGGCCATCAGCCCGCGCATACCGGCCAACTGACGGATCTGGGCAGCGGAGCCTCGGGCACCGGAATCGGCCATCATGAAGATGGAGTTGAAAGACGGCTGCTTGACGGTGTTGCCCTCGGCATCCACCACCTCGTCCTTGCCCAGCTTGTCCATCATGGCCTTGGCCACCTGGTCATTGGTGTGCGACCAGATATCCACCACCTTGTTGTAGCGCTCCCCCTTGGTCACAAGGCCCGAGGCGTACTGATCCTCGATCTCCTTCACCTGGCCTTCCGCATTTGTGAGGATTCCGGTCTTCTCCTCGGGGATCACCATGTCGTTGATGCCGAAGGAAACGCCCGCACGGGTGGAATACTTGAAGCCCGTGTACATGAGCTGGTCGGCAAACACCACCGTCTCCTTGAGACCCACGCGCCGGTAGCAGGCATTGATGAGCCCGGAGATGGCCTTCTTGTTGAGATCGCGATTGACCAACTCGAAGGGAAGGCCGGCGGGCAGGATCTGCGAGAGCAAGGCGCGGCCCACGGTGGTCTTCACCCGGATGAAGCTTTCGCTCAGTTCTCCCTCATCGTTCGGAGTCACTTCACGAATGCGCACCTCGACCCGGGCATGCAGCTCCACCTGACCGGATTCATAGGCACGGTGAACTTCCTCTACGTCGGCGAAGTGCATGCCTTCGCCCCGGGCGTTCACCCGTTCCCGCGACATGTAGTAAAGCCCCAACACAATGTCCTGCGAAGGCACGATGATGGGATCACCATGGGCCGGGGAGAGGATGTTGTTGGTGGACATCATCAACGCACGGGCTTCCAGCTGCGCCTCCAGGGAGAGAGGCACGTGTACGGCCATCTGGTCACCGTCGAAGTCGGCGTTGAAGGCGGCGCACACCAGCGGGTGCAGCTGGATGGCCTTGCCCTCGATGAGCACCGGCTCGAAGGCCTGGATACCCAACCGGTGCAGGGTGGGCGCGCGGTTGAGCATCACCGGATGCTCGCGGATCACCTCGTCCAGGATATCCCACACTTCCGGGCCCTCCCGCTCCACCAGCTTCTTGGCGGCCTTGATGGTGGTCGCCAGGCCCCGGCGGTGCAGCTTGCCGAAGATAAACGGCTTGAACAGCTCCAGCGCCATCTTCTTGGGCAGGCCGCACTGATGCAGGCGCAGGGTCGGGCCCACCACGATCACGGAACGGCCGGAGTAGTCCACGCGCTTGCCCAGCAGGTTCTGGCGGAAACGGCCCTGCTTGCCCTTGATCATGTCGGCAAGCGACTTGAGCGGGCGCTTGTTGGTGCCGGTGATAGCCCGGCCACGGCGCCCGTTGTCCAACAGCGCGTCCACGGACTCCTGCAGCATGCGCTTCTCGTTACGCACGATGATGTCCGGGGCGTTGAGCTCCAGCAGGCGCTTCAGGCGGTTGTTGCGGTTGATCACCCGGCGGTAGAGATCGTTCAGGTCCGAGGTCGCGAACCGGCCACCGTCGAGCGGCACCAGCGGACGCAGGTCCGGGGGCAGCACGGGCAGGACCTTGAGGATCATCCACTCGGGCTTGTTGCCGGAATCCAGGAAGGATTCGATCAGCTTCAGGCGCTTGGCGATACGCTTGATCTTGGTCTCGGAACTGGTCTCGTTGACCTCCGTACGCAGCCTGGCCGCCTCGCTCTGAAGATCGATGGAAATCAGCAGTTCGTAGACCGCCTCGGCCCCCATGCGGGCGTCGAACTCATCCCCGTGCTCCTCGATGGCCTCCAGATACTGCTCGTCGGTGAGCAGCTGACCCCGCTCGAGCGTGGTCAGGCCAGGATCGATCACCACGAAGGCCTCAAAGTAGAGCACGCGTTCGATGTCACGCAGCGTCATGTCCAGCAACAGGCCGATGCGCGAGGGCAGGCTCTTCAAGAACCAGATGTGGGCCACGGGGCTGGCCAGCTCGATGTGGCCCATGCGCTCCCGGCGCACCTTGGTCTGAGTCACCTCCACGCCGCACTTCTCGCACACCACGCCACGGTGCTTGAGTCGCTTGTACTTGCCGCACAGGCACTCGTAGTCCTTGATCGGGCCGAAGATCTTGGCGCAGAAGAGACCGTCACGCTCAGGCTTGAAGGTACGGTAATTGATGGTTTCGGGCTTTTTCACCTCACCGAAGGACCAGGAGCGGATCAGCTCGGGCGAGGACAGCCCGATGCGGATGGCATCGAACTCTTCCACGTGGCCCTGCTGCTTCAAGAGATTGAGAAGGTCTTTCATGTAATCACCTCAATTCGGTAGGCGCGGTACGGTTTGCAGATCGGGGCCGGGATCGCCGGCCCCAGTACTGCCCCTACTGTTAGTCCTGTTCCAGCTCGATATTGATGGCCAGCGACCGGATCTCCTTCATGAGCACATTGAAGGACTCGGGGATGTTCGCCTCCATCCGGTGATCGCCGTCGACGATGTTCTTGTACATCTTGTTGCGGCCCTGCACATCGTCGGACTTGACCGTGAGCATCTCCTGCAGCGTGTACGCCGCACCGTAGGCCTCCAGCGCCCAGACCTCCATCTCGCCGAACCGCTGGCCGCCGAACTGCGCCTTGCCGCCCAACGGCTGCTGCGTGACCAGACTGTACGGTCCGGTGGAACGGGCATGCATCTTGTCATCCACCAGGTGGTTGAGCTTGAGCATGTGCATGTAGCCCACGGTCACGGGACGGTCGAAGGCATCGCCGGTTCGCCCGTCGAAGAGTGTGGTCTGCCCCGTCTCAGGCAGATCAGCGAGCTTGAGCATGGCCTTGATCTCGTCTTCCTCGGCGCCGTCGAACACAGGCGTCGCCATGGGCACACCCTTCTCCAGATTGGCGCACAACCTCAGGATCTCCTCATCGGAGAACCCGGAGAGATCCACCTTCCGGTCACGGTGGTTGTAGATCTTGTCCAGGAACTTGCGAAGTTCGTCGAGCTTCGCCTTGGCCTCGACCATGCGGGCGATCTTCTGCCCCAGGCCCTTGGCGGCCCAGCCCAGATGGGTCTCGAGCACCTGGCCCACGTTCATGCGTGATGGTACGCCGAGCGGGTTCAGCACGATGTCCACGGGGGTGCCGTCGTCCAGATAAGGCATGTCTTCCACGGGCACGATCATGGAGACCACACCCTTGTTGCCGTGGCGGCCGGCCATCTTGTCACCAGGCTGCATGCGACGCTTCACGGCCAGGTAGACCTTGACCATCTTCAGCACGCCCGGGGCGAGGTCATCACCGGCGGTGAGCTTCTCCTTCTGTTCCTTGAAGCGGGTCTCGAACGCCTCCTGCTGCTCCTTGAGCTGCGCGGCCATCCGCTCGATCTGCTCATTGACATCCTCGGTACGCATGCGTACCTCGAACCACTTCTCGCGGGGCACTTCGGTGAGGTAGGTCTTCGTCACCTTGGTGCCGTCCTTGAGCCTGTTGGGACCGCCGGCGGCCAGCTTGCCCACCAGCAGCTTCTCCACGCGGTCGTAGATATCATCCTCGTAGATGCGAAGCTGATCCTTCAGGTCCTTGCGCACCGCGGCCAGCGCCGCCTCCTCGATCTGCAGCGCCCGCTTGTCCTTCTCCACGCCGTCCCGGGTGAACACCCGCACATCGATCACGGTGCCTTCCATGCCGGAGGGGACCCGAAGCGAGGTATCCTTCACGTCGGAGGCCTTCTCGCCGAAGATGGCGCGCAGCAGCTTCTCCTCCGGGGTGAGCTGGGTCTCGCCCTTGGGCGTGACCTTGCCAACGAGGATATCGTTGGGCTTGACCTCGGCGCCCACGTATACGATGCCCGACTCGTCCAGTTTGGAGAGCAGGCTCTCGGAGACGTTGGGGATATCCGCGCTGATCTCCTCGGAACCAAGCTTGGTGTCACGGGCGACGCAGGTGAGTTCCTCGATGTGGATGGAGGTGAAGCGGTCTTCCTGCACCACCCGCTCGGAGATGAGGATCGAGTCCTCGAAGTTGTAGCCGTTCCAGGGCATGAACGCGACCATCATGTTCTGCCCCAGGGCCAGTTCGCCCAGATCAGTGGAGGAACCGTCGGCCAGCACGTCACCCCTGGCCAGCTCATCGCCCACATTCACCAGCGGACGCTGATTGATGCAGGTGTTCTGGTTGGACCGGGTGTACTTGGTCAGGTTGTAGATGTCCACGCCGGGTTCGCCGGGCTCGGTCTCGTCGTCGTTGACACGAACCACGATGCGGGCCGCGTCCACGGAGTCCACCACGCCGCCGCGACGGGCCACGATCGAGGAGCCCGAGTCAATGGCCACGGTGCGCTCAATACCGGTACCCACCACGGCGGTTTCGGCGCGCAGGCAGGGCACGGCCTGGCGCTGCATGTTCGAGCCCATCAGCGCACGGTTGGCGTCGTCGTGCTCCAGGAAGGGAATCAGCGCGGCGGCCACAGACACGATCTGCTTGGGCGAGATATCCATGAACTCGATCTTGTCCGGGGTGGACATGGTGAACTCATTGGCATGGCGGCACGACACCAGCGCATCCACCAGCCTGCCCTTGGGATCGAGGCTCGCGTTGGCCTGTGCGATGACGTACTGGCCTTCCTCGATGGCCGACAGGTACACGATCTCGTCGGTCACTTTGCCGTTGTGCACACGCCGGTAAGGGGTTTCAAGGAAACCGTATTCGTTGGTGCGCGCATACACCGCCAGCGAGTTGATGAGACCGATGTTCGGACCTTCCGGCGTCTCGATGGGGCAGACACGGCCATAGTGGGTCGGGTGTACATCGCGCACCTCGAAACCGGCCCGTTCACGGGTCAGACCGCCGGGACCCAGTGCCGAGATACGGCGCTTGTGAGTTACCTCGGAGAGCGGGTTGTTCTGATCCATGAACTGCGACAACTGGCTGGAGCCGAAGAACTCCTTCACCGCCGCAGCCACGGGCTTGGCGTTGATCAGTTCCTGGGGCATCAGGCCCTCGCTCTCGGCCACACTCAGGCGCTCCTTCACAGCACGTTCGACACGCACCAGGCCCACGCGGAATACATTCTCCGCCATTTCGCCCACGGAGCGGATACGGCGGTTGCCCAGATGGTCGATGTCGTCCACCTGCCCGTTGCCGTTGCGGATATCGATCAGCGTCTTCAGCACCGCCAGGATGTCATCCTGGTCCAGCACGCCGGAACCCGTGATCTCCTCGCGGCCCACCCGGCGGTTGAACTTCATGCGGCCCACCGCGGAGAGGTCGTAACGGTCCTCGGTGAAAAAGAGGTTGTTGAACAGATTCTCGGCCGCCTCCTTGGTGGGCGGCTCACCGGGACGCATCATGCGGTAGATCTCCACCTGGGCCTCAAGCTGGGACCGGGTGGGATCAATATTCAGGGTCGAGGAGATGTAAGGCCCGTGGTCCAGGTCATTGGTGTAGAGCGTGCGGAACGATTTGATTCCCGCGGCACGGATCTTCTTCAGCAACTCCTCGGACAGCTCGTCGTTGGCATTGGCGACCAGCTCACCGCTGTCGGTATCCACAACATTGTGGGCCAGCATCTTGCCAACCAGGTACTCGGCCGGCACGTCAATGGACTTGATGCCGGCGGCCTCCAACTCGCGCACGTGGCGGGCCGTAATGCGCCGACCGCTTTCCACAACGATCTTGTTCTTGATCTTGAAATCAAAGGCGGCCACTTCACCGCGCAGGCGCTCGGGGATCAGCTCCATGTCGAACCCGTCTTTGGTGAACTTTACGCCTGTTGTCTCAAAGAAGGTGTCGAGGATCTCCTCGGTCTCCATGCCCAGGGCGCGCAGCAGCACCGTCGCCGGCAGCTTGCGGCGGCGGTCGATGCGCACGAAGATGGAGTCCTTCGGGTCGAACTCGAAATCCAGCCATGACCCCCGGTAGGGAATCACGCGGGCATTGAACAACAGCTTTCCCGAGCTGTGGGTCTTGCCCTTGTCATGGTCGAAGAACACGCCGGGCGAGCGGTGCAGCTGGGAAACGATGACACGCTCGGTGCCGTTGATGACGAAGGTGCCGTTCTCGGTCATGAGCGGGAGTTCGCCCATGTAGACCTCCTGCTCCTTGATGTCCTTGACCGGACGGGAACCGGCAGGGGCATCCTTGTCGTAAATGACAAGGCGCAGCAGCACGCGCAGCGGCGCGGCATAGGTCAGGCCGCGAAGCTGGCACTCTTTGACGTCAAACACCGGCTTGCCCAGCCGGTAGCTCACATACTCGAGCTCAACGGTTCCGGAATAGCTTACAATCGGGAACACCGTCTTGAACGCCGCGTGCAATCCCACGTCCTGACGATCATCCTCGGCACGCTCGGCCTGAAGGAACTGGCTGTACGACTCCAGCTGGGTGGTCAACAGGTAAGGGACATCCAGGATCTGGGGGCGTTTGCCGAAATCCTTGCGAATGCGTTTCTTTTCGGTGTAGCTGTAAGCCATTGTGATTCCTCACACTAGAATCCGGTGCACGGCCGCTCGCGGGGACGAGCGTCGGTGCAAGCAGGAAGAGGCCGGCGGTGAAAACACCGCCAGCCTCCAAACGTCACGCGAATGTCTCGCGAAACAATTACTGACCAATTACTTGAGTTCGACGCTGGCCCCGGCTTCCTCCAGCTCCTTCTTGATCTTCTCGGCCTCTTCCTTGTTGGCGCCTTCCTTCACGGTGGAAGGGGCACCCTCGACCATATCCTTGGCTTCCTTCAGGCCCAGACCGGTGATGCCGCGCACCACCTTGATCACGCCAACCTTGTTGGCGCCGAAGCTGGTCATCACCACGTCGAACTCGTCCTTGGCCTCGGCGGCAGCCTCGCCACCGGCGGCGCCGGCCACGGGCGCGGCGGCCACGGCGGCGGCCGCGGACACGCCGAACTTCTCTTCCATGGCGGAGATCAGGTCAACGACCTCCAGCACGGTCATGTTGGAAATGGTTTCCAGAATGTCTTCTTTCGAAACAGCCATGATGCTCTCCTAATGGGTATTACCCGATTCAAATAATGCGGCAGCCGTCAGGCGCTCGCCTGCTTCTGATCGCGAATGGCGGCGACGGTACGAACCAGCTTGCCCGGAACCTCGTTGAGGGTGCGCGCGAACTTGTCGAGCGGGGCCCTCATCACAGCCATCAGCATGCTGATGGCCTGGTCACGGGTCGGCAGGCTCGCCAACCGTTCCAGCTCGCCGGGGCCGAGAAGCTGTCCACTCACGGACACCAGCTTGACCTCCAGCTTGCTGTGCTCCTTGGCGAAATCCTTCACCAGACGCGCGGCGGCACCGGGATCTTCCTGCGAGAAGGCGAGGACCAGCGGCCCCACGAATCCTTCCTGCATGCAGGCGAAATCGGTCCCTTCCACCGCGCGGCGGGCCAGGGAATTCTTCACCACCCTCAGATAGACGCCGGTGTCACGCGCCCTGGCGCGCAGCTCGGTCATCTCACTGACGGTGAGTCCGCGATACTCTGCAGCAACCGCGGAATAAGCACTCGCAGCCACCGCGGCGACTTCGGAGACAATTTGCTTCTTGTCTTCGAGATTCAGTGCCACGATACCTACCTCCTGTTTGACGACGGGGCCGAAACGCCACCGCCGCTGAGTCAACCGACCGGACCTGAAATCGGTCCGGTCACCTTACGGCGCCCCTCTGCAGGAAGTCCTGAATCGGGTGACACCGTCTGCGCAGGCCGGAAGCCCATTAAGCCGGGATCGTTTCCCGGCACCTGCGGTCTTGGACGGCTGCCGGAAGGATCGGAACCCCGCCGGCAGTCCTACCCAAACTGTTGCGGGCGCAATCAACAAGCACCCGCGTCAATAAACTACAAACTGGCCTGATCCACACTGATGCCCGGCCCCATGGTGGTGGAGACGGTCACCTTCTTCATGTAGATGCCCTTGGCCGCGGAAGGCTTGGCCTTCTGCAGGTCGGCCAGCAGCGCGTTAAGGTTCTCCGCCAGCGCCTCCGGCTGGAAACCCACGTTGCCGATGGTGCAGTGGATGATGCCGGCCTTGTCGGTGCGGTAGCGCACCTGGCCGGACTTGGCGTTCTTCACGGCAGTGGCCACATCGGTGGTCACCGTGCCCACCTTGGGATTCGGCATCAGCCCGCGGGGACCCAGAATCTGACCCAGCTGACCCACCACGCGCATGGCATCCGGGGTAGCGATGACCACGTCGAAATCCATGTTGCCCTTCTTCACCTCTTCCGCCAGATCATCCATGCCGACGATGTCGGCACCGGCCTCTTTCGCCGCATCGGCGTTGGCGCCCTGGGTGAACACCGCCACGCGCACGGTCTTACCGGTGCCGTTGGGCAGCACGGTGGAACCGCGCACCACCTGATCGGACTTGCG carries:
- the rplL gene encoding 50S ribosomal protein L7/L12, which produces MAVSKEDILETISNMTVLEVVDLISAMEEKFGVSAAAAVAAAPVAGAAGGEAAAEAKDEFDVVMTSFGANKVGVIKVVRGITGLGLKEAKDMVEGAPSTVKEGANKEEAEKIKKELEEAGASVELK
- the rpoB gene encoding DNA-directed RNA polymerase subunit beta, translated to MAYSYTEKKRIRKDFGKRPQILDVPYLLTTQLESYSQFLQAERAEDDRQDVGLHAAFKTVFPIVSYSGTVELEYVSYRLGKPVFDVKECQLRGLTYAAPLRVLLRLVIYDKDAPAGSRPVKDIKEQEVYMGELPLMTENGTFVINGTERVIVSQLHRSPGVFFDHDKGKTHSSGKLLFNARVIPYRGSWLDFEFDPKDSIFVRIDRRRKLPATVLLRALGMETEEILDTFFETTGVKFTKDGFDMELIPERLRGEVAAFDFKIKNKIVVESGRRITARHVRELEAAGIKSIDVPAEYLVGKMLAHNVVDTDSGELVANANDELSEELLKKIRAAGIKSFRTLYTNDLDHGPYISSTLNIDPTRSQLEAQVEIYRMMRPGEPPTKEAAENLFNNLFFTEDRYDLSAVGRMKFNRRVGREEITGSGVLDQDDILAVLKTLIDIRNGNGQVDDIDHLGNRRIRSVGEMAENVFRVGLVRVERAVKERLSVAESEGLMPQELINAKPVAAAVKEFFGSSQLSQFMDQNNPLSEVTHKRRISALGPGGLTRERAGFEVRDVHPTHYGRVCPIETPEGPNIGLINSLAVYARTNEYGFLETPYRRVHNGKVTDEIVYLSAIEEGQYVIAQANASLDPKGRLVDALVSCRHANEFTMSTPDKIEFMDISPKQIVSVAAALIPFLEHDDANRALMGSNMQRQAVPCLRAETAVVGTGIERTVAIDSGSSIVARRGGVVDSVDAARIVVRVNDDETEPGEPGVDIYNLTKYTRSNQNTCINQRPLVNVGDELARGDVLADGSSTDLGELALGQNMMVAFMPWNGYNFEDSILISERVVQEDRFTSIHIEELTCVARDTKLGSEEISADIPNVSESLLSKLDESGIVYVGAEVKPNDILVGKVTPKGETQLTPEEKLLRAIFGEKASDVKDTSLRVPSGMEGTVIDVRVFTRDGVEKDKRALQIEEAALAAVRKDLKDQLRIYEDDIYDRVEKLLVGKLAAGGPNRLKDGTKVTKTYLTEVPREKWFEVRMRTEDVNEQIERMAAQLKEQQEAFETRFKEQKEKLTAGDDLAPGVLKMVKVYLAVKRRMQPGDKMAGRHGNKGVVSMIVPVEDMPYLDDGTPVDIVLNPLGVPSRMNVGQVLETHLGWAAKGLGQKIARMVEAKAKLDELRKFLDKIYNHRDRKVDLSGFSDEEILRLCANLEKGVPMATPVFDGAEEDEIKAMLKLADLPETGQTTLFDGRTGDAFDRPVTVGYMHMLKLNHLVDDKMHARSTGPYSLVTQQPLGGKAQFGGQRFGEMEVWALEAYGAAYTLQEMLTVKSDDVQGRNKMYKNIVDGDHRMEANIPESFNVLMKEIRSLAINIELEQD
- the rpoC gene encoding DNA-directed RNA polymerase subunit beta'; protein product: MKDLLNLLKQQGHVEEFDAIRIGLSSPELIRSWSFGEVKKPETINYRTFKPERDGLFCAKIFGPIKDYECLCGKYKRLKHRGVVCEKCGVEVTQTKVRRERMGHIELASPVAHIWFLKSLPSRIGLLLDMTLRDIERVLYFEAFVVIDPGLTTLERGQLLTDEQYLEAIEEHGDEFDARMGAEAVYELLISIDLQSEAARLRTEVNETSSETKIKRIAKRLKLIESFLDSGNKPEWMILKVLPVLPPDLRPLVPLDGGRFATSDLNDLYRRVINRNNRLKRLLELNAPDIIVRNEKRMLQESVDALLDNGRRGRAITGTNKRPLKSLADMIKGKQGRFRQNLLGKRVDYSGRSVIVVGPTLRLHQCGLPKKMALELFKPFIFGKLHRRGLATTIKAAKKLVEREGPEVWDILDEVIREHPVMLNRAPTLHRLGIQAFEPVLIEGKAIQLHPLVCAAFNADFDGDQMAVHVPLSLEAQLEARALMMSTNNILSPAHGDPIIVPSQDIVLGLYYMSRERVNARGEGMHFADVEEVHRAYESGQVELHARVEVRIREVTPNDEGELSESFIRVKTTVGRALLSQILPAGLPFELVNRDLNKKAISGLINACYRRVGLKETVVFADQLMYTGFKYSTRAGVSFGINDMVIPEEKTGILTNAEGQVKEIEDQYASGLVTKGERYNKVVDIWSHTNDQVAKAMMDKLGKDEVVDAEGNTVKQPSFNSIFMMADSGARGSAAQIRQLAGMRGLMAKPDGSIIETPITANFREGLNVLQYFISTHGARKGLADTALKTANSGYLTRRLVDVAQDLVVTEVDCGTDKGIVLKPIIEGGDVVEPLRERVLGRVLAQDIIMADGSSLLPAGTLLDEDAVDLMEASGVDEVVVRSAISCATRYGICSMCYGRDLARGHQVNDGEAVGVIAAQSIGEPGTQLTMRTFHIGGAASRSVAISAISARAKGIIRLHNIKTVPNKQGNLVAVSRSGELGVVDDQGRERERYKVPYGAVISVNDGDTVESGQEVATWDPHTHPIITEVAGRIQLNDFIEGVTVNKQVDEITGLSSTVVMDPKSRGSAGKDLRPTVRLVDEKGKDLKLAGTDIPAHYALPAGAIMSLEDGATVAVGDVVARIPQESSKTRDITGGLPRVADLFEARKPKEPAILAERTGTVSFGKDTKGKQRLVITDDQGDTHEELIPKWRHVNVFEGEHVEKGEVIADGEPNPHDILRLLGVTPLAEYMVKEIQDVYRLQGVKINDKHIEVICRQMLRKVEITDPGDTRFLTGEQVDRARVMEEHERLGPDKEQARYERVLLGITKASLVTESFISAASFQETTRVLTESATRGARDDLRGLKENVIVGRLIPAGTGLAYHKERRRKRHGGDFSMMVQDVPELAEAPADAETGTPAE
- the rplA gene encoding 50S ribosomal protein L1; amino-acid sequence: MAKLSKRMRAIREKVEPGKLYPVTEALQILKDLSSVKFAESVDVSVNLGVDPRKSDQVVRGSTVLPNGTGKTVRVAVFTQGANADAAKEAGADIVGMDDLAEEVKKGNMDFDVVIATPDAMRVVGQLGQILGPRGLMPNPKVGTVTTDVATAVKNAKSGQVRYRTDKAGIIHCTIGNVGFQPEALAENLNALLADLQKAKPSAAKGIYMKKVTVSTTMGPGISVDQASL
- the rplJ gene encoding 50S ribosomal protein L10 — translated: MNLEDKKQIVSEVAAVAASAYSAVAAEYRGLTVSEMTELRARARDTGVYLRVVKNSLARRAVEGTDFACMQEGFVGPLVLAFSQEDPGAAARLVKDFAKEHSKLEVKLVSVSGQLLGPGELERLASLPTRDQAISMLMAVMRAPLDKFARTLNEVPGKLVRTVAAIRDQKQASA